A section of the Gaiellales bacterium genome encodes:
- a CDS encoding aspartate carbamoyltransferase catalytic subunit has translation MELYPPKPPQQRRHLISVADLDRDDVERILQTAEGFEAVMHRDLKKVPTLRGRTVMTVFFEASTRTSSSFELAAKRLSADVVSLKACGSSVDKGESLRDTVQTLSAYDPDVIVIRHPSVGAAARVTEATDAHVVNAGDGCHQHPTQCLLDLYTMRAAKGTLDALHVAIVGDVTHSRVARSNIQGLLLMGARVTLVGPPTLIPRDMASLGVEVSHDIGTIAAADVVYVLRMQKERMAPGAAYVPSLREYTALWGVTSARVRPGQLVMHPGPMNRGVEIAADVADGPSSKVIDQVRAGLVVRMAVLYDLLAGPRPGGAKSALRPLTIATQEVA, from the coding sequence GTGGAGCTCTATCCCCCGAAACCGCCGCAGCAGCGCCGACACCTGATCTCCGTCGCCGACCTCGACCGCGACGACGTCGAGCGGATCCTCCAGACCGCCGAGGGCTTCGAGGCGGTCATGCACCGCGACCTGAAGAAGGTGCCGACCCTGCGCGGGCGAACGGTGATGACGGTCTTCTTCGAGGCCTCGACGCGCACGAGCTCGTCGTTCGAGCTGGCTGCGAAGCGGCTCTCGGCGGACGTCGTCAGCCTGAAGGCGTGCGGCTCGAGCGTCGACAAGGGCGAGTCGCTGCGCGACACGGTGCAGACGCTCTCCGCGTACGACCCCGACGTGATCGTCATCCGCCACCCCTCGGTCGGCGCCGCCGCCCGGGTGACCGAGGCCACCGACGCCCACGTCGTGAACGCCGGCGACGGCTGTCACCAGCACCCGACCCAGTGCCTGCTCGACCTCTACACGATGCGGGCCGCGAAGGGCACGCTCGACGCGCTGCACGTCGCGATCGTCGGCGACGTCACCCACTCGCGCGTCGCCCGCTCGAACATCCAGGGTCTGCTGCTGATGGGCGCGCGGGTGACGCTGGTCGGCCCACCGACGCTGATCCCGCGCGACATGGCCAGCCTCGGCGTCGAGGTGAGCCACGACATCGGCACGATCGCCGCCGCCGACGTGGTCTACGTCCTACGGATGCAGAAGGAGCGGATGGCGCCCGGCGCGGCCTACGTCCCCTCGCTGCGCGAGTACACCGCCCTCTGGGGCGTCACGAGCGCGCGCGTCCGGCCGGGCCAGCTGGTGATGCACCCCGGCCCGATGAACCGCGGCGTCGAGATCGCCGCCGACGTCGCCGACGGCCCCAGCTCGAAGGTGATCGACCAGGTGCGGGCCGGCCTCGTCGTGCGGATGGCGGTGCTCTACGACCTGCTCGCCGGGCCTCGGCCGGGCGGCGCCAAGTCGGCGCTGCGGCCGCTCACGATCGCGACGCAGGAGGTGGCGTGA
- the pyrR gene encoding bifunctional pyr operon transcriptional regulator/uracil phosphoribosyltransferase PyrR produces the protein MSTTEAERVLLNEDDLQRTLRRIAHEIVEGHPDISALALVGIYTRGVTIAQRLRALIEQFAGAAPATGALDITFYRDDVAVRSGEQRAHPQPVVKATQLDFPLDGKSVVIVDDVLYTGRTIRSAIEALFDYGRPQRVQLAVLVDRGHRELPIRPDYVGKNLPTARRERVNVELVEVDEVDRVVLIHPE, from the coding sequence ATGTCGACCACAGAGGCCGAACGCGTGCTGCTGAACGAGGACGACCTCCAGCGCACGCTCCGTCGCATCGCCCACGAGATCGTCGAGGGCCATCCCGACATCTCGGCCCTCGCGCTCGTCGGGATCTACACCCGCGGCGTCACCATCGCCCAGCGCCTGCGCGCGCTGATCGAGCAGTTCGCCGGGGCGGCCCCCGCGACCGGCGCGCTCGACATCACGTTCTACCGCGACGACGTCGCCGTCCGCTCCGGCGAGCAGCGCGCCCATCCCCAGCCGGTCGTGAAGGCCACGCAGCTCGACTTTCCGCTCGACGGCAAGTCGGTTGTCATCGTCGACGACGTCCTCTACACAGGCCGGACGATCCGATCGGCCATCGAGGCGCTCTTCGACTACGGCCGCCCGCAGCGGGTGCAGCTGGCCGTGCTCGTCGACCGCGGCCACCGCGAGCTCCCGATCCGCCCCGACTACGTCGGCAAGAACCTGCCCACCGCCCGCCGCGAGCGGGTCAACGTCGAGCTGGTCGAGGTCGACGAGGTCGACCGCGTCGTGCTCATCCACCCGGAATAG
- the rnz gene encoding ribonuclease Z, with protein sequence MDLSVLFLGTAASAPTARRGLPASLVRRGGDRILIDCGEGTQRQMLRSGAGLVDVEEILLTHCHADHFLGLPGLLKTFGLRGRETPLRLYGPAGLVALLATMHPVIGRLPFPLERDELQPGDELPRDGYRIAAFETDHGVRSLGYALVEDERPGRFDLDAARRLGVPEGPMFGRLQHGESVTLDSGETIAASDVVGPSRPGRRIVFSGDTRPCRPLFDAAVGADLLIHEATFTEEERERAAETGHTTAKQAAQLARDAGVHLLALTHISTRYLGREIAAEARAQFAETVVPRDFDSIDLPLPERGRPTLVREGDRPTAPPAPEPAPAG encoded by the coding sequence ATGGACCTGAGCGTGCTCTTCCTGGGGACGGCCGCCTCGGCGCCGACGGCGCGGCGGGGCCTGCCCGCGTCGCTCGTGCGGCGCGGGGGAGACCGCATCCTGATCGACTGCGGCGAGGGCACCCAGCGGCAGATGCTGCGCTCGGGCGCCGGGCTCGTCGACGTCGAGGAGATCCTGCTCACGCACTGCCACGCCGACCACTTCCTCGGCCTGCCCGGCCTGCTGAAGACGTTCGGCCTGCGCGGCCGCGAGACGCCGCTCCGGCTGTACGGCCCCGCCGGGCTGGTCGCACTCCTGGCGACGATGCACCCGGTGATCGGGCGGCTGCCGTTCCCGCTCGAGCGCGATGAGCTGCAGCCCGGCGACGAGCTCCCGCGCGACGGCTACCGGATCGCCGCGTTCGAGACCGACCACGGCGTCCGCAGCCTGGGCTACGCCCTGGTGGAGGACGAGCGCCCGGGCCGCTTCGACCTCGACGCCGCCCGCCGGCTCGGCGTCCCCGAGGGCCCGATGTTCGGCAGGCTCCAGCACGGCGAGTCGGTGACGCTCGACTCCGGGGAGACGATCGCCGCGAGCGACGTCGTCGGCCCGTCGCGCCCCGGTCGCCGGATCGTCTTCTCGGGCGACACCCGCCCGTGCCGGCCGCTGTTCGACGCCGCGGTCGGCGCCGACCTGCTCATCCACGAGGCCACGTTCACCGAGGAGGAGCGCGAGCGCGCCGCCGAGACCGGCCACACGACGGCGAAGCAGGCCGCGCAGCTCGCCCGCGACGCGGGCGTGCACCTGCTCGCGCTCACCCACATCTCCACCCGCTACCTCGGCCGCGAGATCGCCGCCGAGGCGCGGGCCCAGTTCGCCGAGACCGTCGTCCCGCGCGACTTCGACTCGATCGACCTGCCGCTGCCCGAGCGCGGCCGCCCGACGCTCGTCCGTGAGGGCGACCGGCCGACCGCGCCGCCGGCGCCCGAGCCGGCCCCCGCCGGGTGA
- a CDS encoding uracil-DNA glycosylase: MDDLLADLARVRIGATFNQYAEAGPDDVAGAPGVRLGNLRAYLAERAGADVVALGEAAGYQGMRWSGIAFTSERDLARWGEPYRPSCSARRWSEPSGTIVHRVLDELGAERRVILWNTVPTHPHRPGEPLSNRRPGVAEVEAGAAFARRLIELVRPRTVVAVGRIAESVLGEGATYVRHPANGGGAAFAAGMREILGT; the protein is encoded by the coding sequence GTGGACGACCTGCTCGCCGACCTCGCCCGCGTCCGCATCGGGGCGACGTTCAACCAGTATGCCGAGGCCGGCCCCGACGACGTGGCCGGCGCTCCCGGGGTGCGGCTCGGCAACCTCCGCGCGTACCTGGCCGAGCGGGCCGGCGCCGACGTCGTCGCGCTCGGAGAGGCGGCCGGCTACCAGGGCATGCGCTGGTCGGGCATCGCGTTCACATCGGAGCGCGACCTGGCCCGCTGGGGCGAGCCCTACCGGCCGAGCTGTAGCGCGCGCCGCTGGAGCGAGCCGTCGGGCACGATCGTGCACCGGGTGCTGGACGAGCTCGGGGCCGAGCGGCGGGTGATCCTGTGGAACACCGTGCCGACCCACCCCCACCGGCCCGGCGAGCCGCTCTCGAACCGGCGGCCGGGGGTCGCCGAGGTGGAGGCCGGCGCCGCCTTCGCCCGCCGCCTGATCGAGCTGGTGCGGCCGCGGACCGTGGTCGCCGTGGGCCGGATCGCCGAATCCGTGCTCGGCGAGGGCGCCACCTACGTGCGCCACCCCGCCAACGGCGGCGGGGCCGCGTTCGCGGCCGGGATGCGCGAGATCCTGGGCACCTGA
- the carB gene encoding carbamoyl-phosphate synthase large subunit produces MPRRADIRSVAVIGSGPIVIGQACEFDYSGSQALRVLRAEGIRTVLINSNPATIMTDGGWADRTYLEPLDVEGAAAVLRRERPDALLPTLGGQTALNLASDLSAAGILEELGVELIGASYDAIRRAEDRELFAETMAQVGLRVPTSAIATSMQDARAALASGGLRLPLVIRPAFTLGGHGGGFASTPEELEAVVTRGLRESPISQVLLEESVAGWGEFELEVIRDRKDNVVIVCSIENVDPMGVHTGDSATVAPAQTLTDREYQLLRNASADVIRAVGVETGGSNVQFALNRETGELVVIEMNPRVSRSSALASKATGYPIAKVATKLAIGYTLDEIPNDITRTTPAAFEPTLDYVVVKLPRFAFEKFPGAATGLTTQMKSVGEVMGIGRTFAEAWGKAMRSRELDGKPRTSGSVAEAEWDRFDAIQGRLTAGEDPAALAAESSVHLWFLDEWERIAHSERMLRRTPLESLVETEWRRLKQLGLADARIAELAGTDEATARRLRLAAGVRPVFKAVDSCAAEVEAQAPYFYSAYEEEDELEPPQRPAVVILGAGPNRIGQGIEFDYCCVRAVQTFRDLGYDAVMVNCNPETVSTDADSSDRLYFEPLTVEDVLEVVERERPIGVVVQFGGQTPLRLARRLEQAGVKILGTPFAAIDVAEDRERFGQVLADLDLRAPDWGIAADTAEAVEIANRIGYPVLVRPSYVLGGREMRICDDDASMRAGPVQPGSLVDRFVDDAIEVDVDAICDGERTVIGAIMEHVEEAGVHSGDSTCVIPPMSLGQQVEDELRRQTAAIAEALGVRGLLNVQFAVQGSTVYVIEANPRASRTVPFVSKATGRDLVGAACRAALGLDIDLTEGEVAHTSVKAVVLPFQRFTGADPTLGPEMRSTGEVMGIGPDFPTAFNKAERAAGRRLPSAGTAFLSVRDRDKPAATMLAALLQSLGFDLIATAGTARALRRIGIPVESVRKVVEGSPNVVDMLRDGGIQLIINTPGGRGTRADGYEIRAAAIAHRIPCITTMAGAAAAVQSIAQAQAVEPVALQDLHPYEAIGATADA; encoded by the coding sequence TTGCCTAGGCGCGCCGACATCCGGAGCGTCGCCGTCATCGGCTCCGGGCCGATCGTGATCGGCCAGGCCTGCGAGTTCGACTACTCGGGCAGCCAGGCGCTGCGAGTGCTGCGCGCCGAGGGCATCCGCACCGTCCTGATCAACTCGAACCCGGCCACGATCATGACCGACGGCGGCTGGGCCGACCGCACCTACCTCGAGCCGCTGGACGTCGAAGGCGCGGCCGCGGTGCTGCGCCGCGAGCGGCCCGACGCGCTGCTGCCGACGCTCGGCGGCCAGACCGCCCTGAACCTGGCCAGCGACCTGAGCGCCGCCGGCATCCTCGAGGAGCTCGGGGTCGAGCTGATCGGCGCCTCCTACGACGCCATCCGCCGGGCCGAGGACCGCGAGCTCTTCGCCGAGACGATGGCGCAGGTGGGGCTGCGGGTGCCGACGAGCGCCATCGCGACGAGCATGCAGGACGCCCGCGCCGCGCTCGCCTCCGGCGGGCTGCGGCTGCCGCTCGTGATCCGGCCGGCGTTCACCCTCGGCGGCCACGGCGGCGGGTTCGCGAGCACGCCCGAGGAGCTCGAGGCGGTCGTGACCCGCGGCCTGCGCGAGAGCCCGATCAGCCAGGTGCTGCTCGAGGAGTCGGTCGCCGGCTGGGGCGAGTTCGAGCTCGAGGTCATCCGCGACCGCAAGGACAACGTCGTCATCGTCTGCTCGATCGAGAACGTCGACCCCATGGGCGTACACACCGGCGACTCGGCCACCGTCGCCCCGGCACAGACGCTGACCGACCGCGAGTACCAGCTCCTGCGAAACGCCTCCGCCGACGTCATCCGGGCGGTCGGCGTCGAGACCGGCGGGTCGAACGTCCAGTTCGCGCTGAACCGCGAGACCGGCGAGCTGGTCGTCATCGAGATGAACCCGCGCGTGTCACGGTCGTCGGCGCTCGCGTCCAAGGCCACGGGCTATCCGATCGCGAAGGTCGCGACGAAGCTCGCGATCGGCTACACGCTCGACGAGATCCCGAACGACATCACCCGCACGACGCCGGCCGCGTTCGAGCCGACCCTCGACTACGTCGTCGTCAAGCTGCCCCGGTTCGCCTTCGAGAAGTTCCCGGGCGCCGCCACCGGCCTGACGACCCAGATGAAGTCGGTCGGTGAGGTCATGGGGATCGGCCGCACGTTCGCCGAGGCGTGGGGAAAGGCGATGCGCTCGCGCGAGCTCGACGGGAAGCCGCGCACGTCCGGATCGGTGGCCGAGGCCGAGTGGGACCGCTTCGACGCGATCCAGGGCCGCCTCACCGCCGGCGAGGATCCGGCCGCGCTGGCAGCCGAGTCGTCCGTCCACCTCTGGTTCCTGGACGAGTGGGAGCGCATCGCCCACTCCGAGCGCATGCTCCGGCGCACCCCGCTCGAGTCGCTCGTCGAGACCGAGTGGCGGCGGCTGAAGCAGCTCGGCCTGGCCGACGCCCGCATCGCCGAGCTGGCGGGCACCGACGAGGCGACCGCGCGCAGGCTGCGGCTGGCCGCCGGCGTCCGGCCGGTCTTCAAGGCGGTCGACAGCTGCGCCGCCGAGGTCGAGGCCCAGGCGCCGTACTTCTACTCCGCCTACGAGGAGGAGGACGAGCTCGAGCCCCCGCAGCGGCCGGCCGTCGTCATCCTCGGCGCCGGCCCCAACCGGATCGGCCAGGGCATCGAGTTCGACTACTGCTGCGTCCGCGCCGTCCAGACGTTCCGCGACCTCGGCTACGACGCCGTCATGGTCAATTGCAACCCGGAGACAGTGTCAACCGACGCCGACTCCTCCGACCGGCTCTACTTCGAGCCGCTCACCGTCGAGGACGTGCTCGAGGTGGTCGAGCGCGAGCGCCCGATCGGGGTCGTCGTCCAGTTCGGCGGGCAGACGCCGCTGCGGCTGGCGCGCCGGCTCGAGCAGGCGGGCGTGAAGATCCTGGGGACGCCCTTCGCCGCGATCGACGTGGCCGAGGACCGGGAACGGTTCGGCCAGGTGCTCGCCGACCTCGACCTGCGGGCGCCGGACTGGGGGATCGCCGCCGACACCGCCGAGGCCGTCGAGATCGCGAACCGGATCGGCTACCCGGTGCTGGTGCGGCCGAGCTACGTGCTCGGCGGCCGCGAGATGCGCATCTGCGACGACGACGCGTCAATGCGGGCCGGCCCGGTCCAGCCGGGGTCGCTCGTCGACCGCTTCGTCGACGACGCGATCGAGGTCGACGTCGACGCGATCTGCGACGGCGAGCGAACGGTCATCGGGGCGATCATGGAGCACGTCGAGGAGGCCGGCGTGCACTCCGGCGACTCGACCTGCGTCATCCCGCCGATGTCGCTCGGCCAGCAGGTGGAGGACGAGCTGCGGCGGCAGACCGCCGCGATCGCCGAGGCGCTCGGCGTGCGCGGCCTCCTGAACGTGCAGTTCGCCGTCCAGGGATCGACGGTCTACGTGATCGAGGCCAACCCGCGCGCGTCGCGCACCGTGCCGTTCGTGTCGAAGGCGACGGGCCGCGATCTCGTCGGCGCGGCCTGCCGGGCGGCGCTCGGCCTCGACATCGACCTGACCGAGGGCGAGGTCGCCCACACGAGCGTGAAAGCCGTCGTGCTCCCGTTCCAGCGCTTCACCGGCGCCGACCCGACGCTCGGGCCGGAGATGCGCTCGACCGGTGAGGTGATGGGCATCGGGCCGGACTTCCCGACCGCGTTCAACAAGGCCGAGCGCGCCGCCGGCCGGCGGCTCCCGTCCGCCGGGACGGCGTTCCTCTCGGTGCGCGACCGCGACAAGCCGGCCGCGACGATGCTGGCCGCGCTCCTGCAATCGCTCGGGTTCGACCTCATCGCGACCGCCGGCACCGCCAGGGCGCTGCGCCGCATCGGCATCCCGGTCGAGTCGGTGCGCAAGGTGGTGGAGGGGTCGCCGAACGTCGTCGACATGCTGCGCGACGGCGGCATCCAGCTCATCATCAACACGCCCGGCGGGCGCGGGACGCGGGCCGACGGCTACGAGATCCGCGCGGCCGCGATCGCCCACCGCATCCCCTGCATCACGACGATGGCGGGTGCGGCGGCCGCGGTGCAGTCGATCGCCCAGGCCCAGGCGGTCGAGCCGGTCGCGCTCCAGGACCTGCATCCGTACGAGGCCATCGGTGCCACCGCCGACGCGTAG
- a CDS encoding dihydroorotase: protein MGQRLFQADAEPADVIIAGGRLVDPTAGFHGEAADIRIQSGRIAEIGHDLDDPDAERIDATGLTVTPGLVDPHVHLRTPGDEHEEDIASGTRAAAAGGFVAILAMPNTSPIVDSASVLGGLVETARSEAAVATGFMCAITRGLEGRSLTEMGELSAAGAAAFSDDGRPVAEAGMLRRALQYSAVTGLRLALHEEDTTLSAGGQMHEGAVSAELGLRGWPAIAESTMIGRDLGIARYEGAGLHICHVSVAESVAEIRRARDLGTDVSAEVTPHHLCLTDEAVRGLDPAATKMNPPLGSEADRAALIDALADGTIDCIATDHAPHADHEKDAPFEEAPFGVIGLETAFAAVYTHLVEPGMLPLQTVIERMSSGPALAFGLPMPGLARGRTADIAVWDLAASRVIEPPYASRSRNCAFAGRSLRGVCRLTISGGRVAHRLIEAVA, encoded by the coding sequence ATGGGGCAGCGGCTCTTCCAGGCGGACGCCGAGCCGGCGGACGTCATCATCGCCGGCGGCCGGCTGGTCGACCCGACGGCCGGCTTCCACGGCGAGGCCGCCGACATTCGCATCCAGAGCGGCCGGATCGCCGAGATCGGCCACGACCTGGACGACCCGGACGCCGAGCGCATCGATGCCACCGGGCTCACCGTCACGCCCGGCCTCGTCGACCCGCACGTGCACCTGCGCACGCCGGGCGACGAGCACGAGGAGGACATCGCCTCCGGGACGCGGGCCGCGGCCGCGGGCGGTTTCGTCGCGATCCTGGCCATGCCGAACACGAGCCCGATCGTCGACTCCGCGTCCGTCCTCGGCGGCCTGGTGGAGACGGCCCGATCCGAGGCCGCGGTCGCGACCGGATTCATGTGCGCGATCACGCGCGGCCTCGAGGGCCGCAGCCTGACCGAGATGGGCGAGCTTTCCGCCGCCGGCGCCGCCGCCTTCTCCGACGACGGCCGCCCGGTGGCCGAGGCGGGCATGCTGCGGCGCGCGCTCCAGTACAGCGCCGTCACCGGCCTCCGGCTCGCGCTGCACGAGGAGGACACCACGCTCTCGGCGGGCGGCCAGATGCACGAGGGCGCGGTCTCGGCCGAGCTCGGGCTGCGCGGCTGGCCGGCCATCGCCGAGAGCACGATGATCGGCCGCGACCTCGGCATCGCCCGCTACGAGGGCGCCGGCCTGCACATCTGCCACGTCTCCGTGGCCGAGTCGGTCGCCGAGATCCGGCGGGCCCGCGACCTGGGCACCGACGTATCCGCCGAGGTCACGCCGCACCATCTGTGCCTCACCGACGAGGCCGTCCGCGGCCTCGACCCGGCGGCGACGAAGATGAACCCGCCGCTCGGCTCCGAGGCCGACCGGGCCGCCCTGATCGACGCGCTCGCCGACGGCACGATCGACTGCATCGCCACCGACCACGCGCCGCACGCCGACCACGAGAAGGACGCGCCGTTCGAGGAGGCGCCCTTCGGGGTGATCGGGCTCGAGACGGCCTTCGCGGCCGTCTACACCCACCTCGTCGAGCCGGGCATGCTGCCGCTGCAGACGGTGATCGAGCGCATGTCGTCCGGGCCCGCGCTCGCCTTCGGGCTGCCAATGCCCGGGCTGGCCAGGGGCCGCACCGCCGACATCGCCGTGTGGGATCTCGCCGCCTCGCGTGTGATCGAGCCGCCGTACGCCTCACGGTCGCGCAACTGCGCGTTCGCCGGGCGGTCGCTGCGCGGCGTCTGCCGGCTCACGATCTCCGGCGGCCGGGTCGCCCACCGCCTGATCGAGGCGGTCGCGTGA
- a CDS encoding methyltransferase domain-containing protein, with the protein MTVDFDPLAADYDRLRPAGRAWEELSERTLAVLGDFRRLVDVGCGTGRFAAFAKARRGGRVWGVDPAPEMLRRARARPDAGGIGWKQAGAERLPFTEGWFDAAHMHLVVHMLPDRADALAEIARVLMPDGRIAIATFAMEHFERFFLNPYFPSIATIDGARFPDPAILTGELGDAGFRDAAVERIGQPISAEPGEVLERVRGRYISTLHLLPPAEYADGLARLEHDVAAGRGTFAYSLEWALVSATRE; encoded by the coding sequence GTGACGGTCGACTTCGATCCGCTCGCCGCCGACTACGACCGGCTGCGGCCGGCCGGCCGGGCATGGGAGGAGCTCTCGGAGCGGACGCTTGCCGTCCTCGGCGACTTTCGCCGGCTGGTCGACGTCGGCTGCGGGACGGGGCGGTTCGCCGCGTTCGCGAAGGCTCGGCGCGGCGGCCGGGTGTGGGGGGTCGATCCGGCGCCCGAGATGCTGCGCCGTGCCCGCGCGCGGCCGGACGCCGGCGGCATCGGCTGGAAGCAGGCGGGGGCGGAGCGGCTCCCGTTCACCGAGGGCTGGTTCGACGCCGCCCACATGCACCTCGTCGTGCACATGCTTCCCGACCGTGCGGACGCACTCGCCGAGATCGCCCGCGTGCTCATGCCCGATGGCCGGATCGCAATCGCGACGTTCGCGATGGAGCACTTCGAGCGGTTCTTCCTGAACCCGTACTTCCCGTCCATCGCGACCATCGACGGCGCCCGCTTCCCCGACCCGGCGATCCTGACGGGCGAGCTGGGGGACGCGGGCTTCCGGGACGCGGCCGTCGAGCGCATCGGCCAGCCGATCAGCGCCGAGCCGGGCGAGGTGCTCGAGCGCGTGCGCGGCCGCTACATCTCGACGCTTCACCTCCTGCCGCCGGCCGAGTACGCCGACGGCCTCGCCCGGCTCGAGCACGACGTCGCCGCGGGCCGCGGCACGTTCGCCTACTCGCTCGAGTGGGCGCTCGTCTCGGCCACCCGTGAATGA
- the carA gene encoding glutamine-hydrolyzing carbamoyl-phosphate synthase small subunit, with protein sequence MSAFLVLEDGTVHRGRPYGGHGIAVGEVVFTTAMTGYQEVVTDPSFAGQLITFTQPMIGNYGVEADASESAEQAARAVIVREGRNSTPNGREGFSDWLAARGVVGLQGVDTRAITRRLRDGGSVRAAVSTGTASIAEVLELVRAEPAMLGQALAAGVSRQKPEMVAARGKELAHVAVLDYGVKSSIVRVLSESGARVTVFPWDSGAAQVRAASPDGIVLGNGPGDPAALPACVGVVRDLVGTMPLLGICLGHQLLGQALGLETYKLRFGHRGANHPVLELDTGRVLVTAQNHGFAVRPPGAGRDFDTSFGPGRVTHVSLYDGTVEGIELTGMPVSSVQYHPEASPGPHDARPVLTGFVASLASAAPRAVA encoded by the coding sequence GTGAGCGCGTTCCTCGTCCTCGAGGACGGCACCGTCCACCGCGGCCGCCCCTACGGCGGCCACGGCATCGCGGTCGGCGAGGTCGTCTTCACGACGGCGATGACCGGCTACCAGGAGGTCGTCACCGATCCGTCCTTCGCCGGCCAGCTGATCACGTTCACGCAGCCGATGATCGGGAACTACGGCGTCGAGGCCGACGCGTCCGAGTCGGCCGAGCAGGCCGCCCGCGCGGTGATCGTCCGCGAGGGCCGAAACTCGACGCCGAACGGCCGCGAGGGCTTCTCGGACTGGCTGGCCGCCCGCGGCGTCGTCGGCCTGCAGGGCGTCGATACCCGGGCGATCACGCGGCGGCTGCGCGACGGCGGGTCGGTGCGGGCCGCCGTCTCGACCGGGACCGCGTCGATCGCCGAGGTGCTCGAGCTCGTGCGGGCCGAGCCGGCCATGCTCGGCCAGGCGCTGGCCGCCGGCGTCTCCCGGCAGAAGCCGGAGATGGTGGCCGCCCGCGGCAAGGAGCTGGCGCACGTGGCCGTCCTCGACTACGGCGTCAAGTCGTCGATCGTGCGGGTGCTGAGCGAATCCGGGGCCCGCGTCACCGTCTTCCCGTGGGACTCGGGCGCCGCCCAGGTGCGGGCCGCGAGCCCGGACGGCATCGTGCTCGGGAACGGTCCCGGCGACCCGGCCGCCCTGCCGGCCTGCGTGGGCGTCGTGCGCGACCTGGTCGGGACGATGCCGCTGCTCGGGATCTGCCTCGGCCACCAGCTGCTCGGCCAGGCGCTCGGCCTCGAGACGTACAAGCTCCGCTTCGGCCACCGCGGCGCGAACCACCCGGTGCTCGAGCTCGACACGGGCCGGGTGCTCGTGACCGCCCAGAACCACGGCTTCGCCGTCCGCCCGCCGGGCGCGGGCCGCGACTTCGACACGAGCTTCGGCCCGGGCCGGGTCACGCACGTGTCGCTCTACGACGGCACGGTCGAGGGCATCGAGCTGACCGGGATGCCCGTCTCGTCGGTGCAGTACCACCCCGAGGCGAGCCCGGGCCCGCACGACGCCCGGCCGGTGCTGACCGGCTTCGTCGCCTCGCTGGCGAGCGCCGCCCCGAGGGCCGTTGCCTAG